In candidate division KSB1 bacterium, the following proteins share a genomic window:
- a CDS encoding beta-lactamase family protein, whose protein sequence is MWCVMTLLVLAIAGSATAGDPPPVVPPEAVGMSSERLRRLDALVEEAIANQDIPGAVLLVARKGKVVWRKAYGRSQLVPSVEPMRVDGIFDLASITKPVATASAVMLLVEEGRLRLQDPVRLHIPEFSPYVDPEGRTAEDARIFHLLTHTSGLPAYINADTAAAVLGRPCTREDLARYIARLPKIAAPGKVFRYSCLGFITLAAIVERVSGRPFDQFARERLFEPLGMRDTGFVPPPEKLHRVVPTEVVDGKPLRGVVHDPLARLQNGVSGNAGLFSTADDLLRFSLMLLNEGELDGVRLFSPLSVRAMTSVYPAVAFAGRGLGWDIASDYSSNGGDLFPPSGFGHTGYTGTSLWIDKQTQTVVILLANRVHPVDDGSVVRLRSLVANVVASAIVKP, encoded by the coding sequence GTGCCGCCCGAGGCAGTCGGCATGTCGAGCGAAAGACTACGGCGACTGGACGCGCTTGTGGAAGAAGCGATCGCCAATCAGGATATCCCGGGCGCAGTGCTCCTCGTCGCCCGAAAGGGAAAGGTTGTATGGCGCAAAGCCTACGGCCGTAGCCAACTGGTTCCCTCGGTGGAGCCCATGCGGGTGGACGGGATCTTTGATCTGGCCTCCATCACGAAGCCGGTGGCTACGGCTTCGGCGGTGATGCTTCTGGTAGAAGAGGGTCGGTTGCGCCTGCAGGATCCCGTTCGGCTTCACATTCCCGAGTTCTCGCCCTACGTGGACCCTGAGGGCCGAACCGCGGAGGACGCACGGATCTTCCACCTTCTGACCCACACCTCTGGTCTGCCAGCCTACATTAACGCGGATACAGCTGCGGCTGTGCTCGGTAGGCCTTGCACGCGAGAGGACCTGGCACGGTACATCGCCCGACTGCCCAAGATCGCAGCCCCGGGCAAGGTCTTCCGCTATAGCTGCCTCGGTTTCATCACCCTGGCGGCGATTGTGGAGCGTGTATCAGGAAGGCCTTTCGATCAGTTCGCTCGGGAAAGACTGTTCGAGCCTCTGGGCATGAGGGACACGGGTTTCGTCCCGCCACCGGAGAAGCTCCACAGGGTGGTCCCCACCGAGGTGGTGGACGGAAAACCTCTTCGTGGTGTCGTGCACGATCCTCTGGCCCGGCTTCAGAACGGCGTGTCCGGCAACGCGGGGCTCTTCTCGACGGCGGACGACCTTCTGCGATTCTCCCTGATGCTTCTCAATGAGGGGGAGCTGGACGGAGTCCGCCTCTTTAGCCCTCTCAGCGTGCGGGCGATGACCTCCGTTTATCCCGCGGTGGCCTTTGCGGGCCGAGGTTTGGGTTGGGACATCGCCTCCGATTACAGTTCCAATGGGGGAGACCTTTTCCCTCCCTCAGGCTTCGGCCACACCGGCTACACCGGCACCTCCCTCTGGATCGATAAGCAGACCCAAACGGTGGTGATTCTCCTCGCCAATCGCGTCCATCCAGTAGACGACGGGAGTGTGGTTCGACTGCGGAGCCTGGTGGCAAATGTCGTGGCCTCCGCGATCGTCAAGCCTTAG